In Methylovirgula sp., a single genomic region encodes these proteins:
- a CDS encoding TolC family protein, with amino-acid sequence MLAAGFSLVCASAFAQPSDGSLGASVEGLLAAGRRLSPALRAASLETVAAAAKAIGADKLDDPTISDGYQFYRDPGVFSAHTVMLSQSIPLWGKLDLRRDAAIAELEAARGKERAAEDALDENIKVAYAIYYLTAREIEINQHIGELDAQMHTAASARYNEGGGDQSAVIQASGEETTAQTEIIKLQGDADAARARLNALVGRPADAPLAEPQRLRRVPAQMPALQTLLDRSLSSNPTLSASQSEISAATARKELADKAWYPDITLGSGPIVQTNHEPVGFAATVGLNIPVPWGRESSDQAQASAQLGASEAQYDVATHEVEGALGEALAKLRAARKIDVLLQRKSMPQARAMFQTLLANYSQGKGDLASVIAAEHQMHEVELRHLQALLDEQTAFAAVERLVGGEI; translated from the coding sequence ATGTTGGCGGCCGGCTTCAGCCTGGTATGTGCGTCGGCATTCGCTCAGCCTTCCGATGGTTCGCTGGGCGCTTCCGTCGAAGGGTTGCTCGCGGCGGGGCGGCGCCTCAGCCCGGCACTGCGCGCCGCGTCGCTTGAGACTGTGGCGGCTGCCGCGAAAGCGATCGGCGCCGATAAGCTCGATGATCCAACGATCAGCGATGGCTACCAATTTTATCGCGATCCCGGCGTTTTCAGCGCGCATACCGTCATGCTGTCCCAGTCGATTCCTCTCTGGGGCAAATTGGATTTGCGGCGTGACGCGGCGATCGCCGAACTCGAAGCCGCGCGCGGGAAAGAGCGGGCGGCCGAAGACGCGCTCGATGAGAATATCAAGGTCGCCTACGCGATCTATTATCTGACGGCGCGCGAAATCGAGATCAATCAGCACATCGGCGAATTGGATGCTCAAATGCACACGGCTGCGTCCGCTCGCTACAACGAGGGCGGCGGCGATCAGTCTGCTGTTATCCAGGCGTCGGGCGAAGAGACGACGGCGCAAACCGAAATCATCAAATTGCAGGGCGACGCGGACGCGGCGCGTGCGCGGCTGAATGCTTTGGTCGGTCGTCCTGCCGATGCGCCGCTTGCGGAGCCGCAACGGCTGAGACGGGTTCCCGCGCAAATGCCGGCGCTTCAAACTCTTTTGGATCGTTCGCTTTCGAGTAATCCAACGCTGTCAGCGAGTCAGTCCGAGATCTCGGCCGCCACGGCGCGGAAGGAATTGGCGGACAAAGCCTGGTATCCCGACATCACGCTTGGCAGCGGTCCCATTGTTCAGACCAATCACGAGCCGGTGGGATTTGCCGCGACGGTGGGACTCAATATTCCCGTCCCATGGGGCCGCGAATCGTCGGACCAGGCCCAAGCAAGCGCACAATTAGGGGCGTCGGAGGCGCAATACGACGTCGCTACGCACGAGGTCGAAGGCGCGCTTGGCGAGGCTCTCGCCAAGCTGCGCGCGGCGCGAAAGATCGACGTGTTGCTGCAGCGCAAGTCGATGCCGCAAGCGCGCGCGATGTTTCAAACGCTCCTGGCAAATTACAGCCAGGGCAAGGGCGATCTCGCCTCAGTCATCGCTGCCGAACATCAGATGCATGAAGTCGAATTGCGCCATCTCCAGGCGCTGCTTGACGAGCAGACGGCGTTCGCAGCGGTCGAACGCCTGGTGGGGGGAGAAATATGA
- the cueR gene encoding Cu(I)-responsive transcriptional regulator gives MNIGEAAAASGVNAKMIRHYESIGLIAPVERSESGYRLYGQSDLHVLSFIKRARKLGFSIKDIQRLLALWQEQRPSADVKRLALAHVSELDARIAELQGMRNTLRHLANKCNGDARPTCPILEDLAG, from the coding sequence ATGAATATCGGCGAAGCTGCCGCAGCGAGCGGCGTTAATGCAAAAATGATCCGGCATTATGAAAGCATCGGCTTGATCGCGCCGGTTGAGCGAAGTGAAAGCGGTTATCGACTCTACGGCCAATCCGACCTGCATGTTTTGAGCTTCATCAAGCGCGCGCGGAAGCTCGGCTTTTCGATCAAAGACATCCAGCGGCTTTTGGCCCTTTGGCAAGAGCAGCGGCCGAGCGCCGACGTCAAAAGACTGGCTCTCGCGCACGTTTCAGAGCTGGATGCACGCATCGCAGAGCTCCAGGGGATGAGAAATACGCTGCGTCACCTCGCAAATAAGTGCAATGGCGACGCCCGTCCGACCTGTCCCATTCTCGAAGATCTGGCCGGCTGA
- the frc gene encoding formyl-CoA transferase, with product MSKPLEGIKVIDFAGVQAGPVCAQFLAWYGADVIKVERTEGGDITRHQLRDIPDVDALYFTMHNSNKRSIALDTKTPEGKEVFEKLLAWADVIVENFRPGAMDRMGFGWERLHEINPRLIWGSIKGFHDNSPFANLSVYENVAQCAGGAASTTGYWNGEPAVSGQASGNNNGPLISAAALGDSNSGYHLLIGILTALFGREKTGRGQKVSVSMQDAVLNLCRVKLRDQQRLERVGYLEEYPQYPNGKFTDVVPRGGNAGGGGQPGWILKCKGWETDPNAYIYFTIQEQNWAATAEAIGKPEWANDPNYTTAKARQSHIFDIFAEIEKFLANKTKYEAIEYLSKYRIPCAPVLSMKEIAEAPDMRETGTIVEVKQPKRGTFLTINPIKFSDFTPEITSAPLLGEHSDEILAQFGYTPAQIKTFHDKKVVATTA from the coding sequence ATGAGCAAACCACTTGAAGGCATCAAGGTCATCGATTTTGCCGGCGTGCAGGCGGGTCCTGTTTGCGCCCAGTTTTTGGCTTGGTACGGCGCGGATGTCATTAAAGTCGAGCGCACCGAAGGCGGCGATATCACGCGCCACCAACTTCGCGACATCCCCGATGTCGATGCGCTCTATTTTACCATGCATAACAGCAACAAACGCTCGATCGCATTGGATACAAAAACTCCGGAAGGCAAGGAGGTCTTCGAGAAACTGTTAGCCTGGGCCGATGTTATCGTCGAGAATTTCCGTCCCGGGGCCATGGACCGGATGGGCTTTGGATGGGAGCGTCTTCACGAGATCAATCCACGGTTGATCTGGGGTTCGATCAAGGGATTTCACGATAATTCACCCTTCGCCAATCTCAGCGTCTATGAAAACGTCGCGCAATGCGCCGGTGGCGCAGCCTCGACGACCGGCTATTGGAATGGGGAACCGGCCGTATCGGGGCAGGCATCCGGCAACAACAACGGTCCGCTGATCAGCGCCGCGGCGCTTGGCGACAGCAATTCGGGCTATCATTTGCTGATCGGGATTCTGACCGCGCTGTTCGGCAGGGAAAAGACCGGGCGCGGCCAGAAGGTCAGCGTTTCCATGCAGGATGCGGTGCTCAATCTCTGCCGCGTCAAGCTGCGTGACCAGCAGCGCCTGGAGCGCGTCGGCTATCTCGAGGAATATCCGCAATACCCGAATGGCAAGTTCACCGACGTCGTGCCTCGCGGCGGCAATGCGGGCGGCGGCGGTCAGCCTGGCTGGATACTGAAGTGCAAAGGCTGGGAGACCGATCCCAACGCCTATATCTATTTCACGATCCAGGAACAGAATTGGGCTGCGACCGCTGAAGCGATCGGCAAGCCCGAATGGGCCAACGACCCGAACTACACGACGGCCAAGGCGCGTCAGTCGCATATTTTCGATATTTTCGCAGAGATCGAAAAATTTCTGGCCAACAAAACAAAATATGAAGCCATCGAATATCTCAGCAAGTATCGCATTCCCTGCGCGCCAGTGCTCTCGATGAAAGAAATCGCCGAGGCGCCGGATATGCGCGAGACCGGGACGATCGTCGAGGTCAAGCAGCCCAAGCGCGGCACCTTCCTGACGATCAATCCGATCAAGTTCAGCGACTTCACACCCGAGATCACCAGCGCACCTTTGCTCGGCGAGCATAGCGACGAGATCCTCGCACAATTCGGCTACACGCCGGCGCAGATCAAGACGTTCCACGACAAGAAGGTCGTTGCCACGACAGCATGA
- a CDS encoding GNAT family N-acetyltransferase, producing the protein MDRVTDNASRHRFELVVDNEVAFVTYAMEGDRLALLHTEVPKALEGRGIGKLLIRLVLDEARQRGLKIVPRCEFVSAFIERNPEFDDVIA; encoded by the coding sequence GTGGACAGGGTCACGGACAATGCAAGTCGTCATCGCTTCGAACTCGTCGTGGACAACGAGGTCGCCTTTGTGACGTATGCGATGGAAGGCGACCGGCTTGCACTGCTTCACACGGAAGTGCCGAAAGCGTTGGAGGGCCGGGGTATTGGCAAGCTCCTGATCCGTTTGGTGCTCGACGAGGCAAGACAACGCGGACTGAAGATCGTGCCGAGATGCGAGTTCGTCTCGGCCTTTATTGAGCGAAATCCTGAATTCGATGATGTGATCGCCTGA
- a CDS encoding heavy metal translocating P-type ATPase: MMTSPNAAHDASHDHHHHHSSEGAGTTVIDPVCGMSVDPATAKHHLVHAGHDYFFCSGNCREKFEASPESYLKPAAPKPEPAPVTHDHVLWTCPMHPQIVRDGPGNCPICGMALEPAGLPVDGPNHELADMTRRFWGGVVLAVPLLVLDMGGDLPLLDRIPPLLSVWIQFALATPVVLWAGFPFFVRGWQSVRNRSLNMFSLIALGVGVAYAYSLVATLAPGLFPPALHKDGVVAVYYEAAAVIIVLVLLGQVLELRAREQTGGAIRALLNLAPKTARRIGAGGEDEEITLDDVCIGDRLRIRPGESVPTDGAVLEGNSAVDESMVTGESLPVEKAQGDKLIGGTVNGTGALVMRAERVGADTMLSRIVHMVAEAQRSRAPIQRLADVVSSWFVPAVILVAVVTFIAWMIWGPSPAFAYALVAAISVVIIACPCALGLATPMSIMVGVGKGATAGVLIKNAEALERFEKVDTLVVDKTGTLTEGKPRVAAVVPADVFDEATILSLAASLERSSEHPLAAAILTTTKERGLALQDVTDFKSVTGKGITGNVGGCQVAIGNAKFLADIGVTSADLETRASDLQREGATVIFIAVDGRPGGIIAVADPIKASTPAALAKLRADGIRIVMLTGDNRVTAQAVAATLGITDVEAEVLPDQKNAVVRRLRREGRVVAMAGDGVNDAPALAEADVGVAMGTGTDVAMQSAGVTLVKGDLAGIDRARVLSRATMRNIRQNLALAFVYNLLGIPLAAGVLYPAFGLLLSPVIAAAAMSLSSVSVITNALRLRLTRL; the protein is encoded by the coding sequence ATGATGACCTCGCCCAATGCTGCGCACGATGCGTCTCATGACCACCATCACCATCACAGTTCTGAAGGGGCCGGTACCACGGTCATTGATCCGGTGTGTGGCATGTCCGTCGATCCGGCGACCGCCAAACACCATCTGGTTCATGCAGGCCATGATTATTTCTTCTGCAGTGGCAACTGTCGCGAAAAGTTTGAGGCGAGCCCGGAATCCTATCTCAAGCCAGCAGCCCCCAAACCGGAGCCGGCACCCGTCACGCATGACCACGTTCTCTGGACATGCCCGATGCATCCGCAGATTGTCCGGGATGGGCCCGGCAATTGCCCGATCTGCGGCATGGCGCTGGAGCCGGCCGGTCTCCCGGTCGATGGGCCCAATCACGAATTAGCCGACATGACGCGGCGTTTTTGGGGCGGGGTGGTTCTCGCTGTCCCGTTGCTTGTCCTCGACATGGGCGGGGATCTCCCGCTTCTCGACCGCATCCCGCCACTCCTCTCGGTCTGGATCCAGTTCGCTTTGGCGACCCCGGTGGTGCTTTGGGCGGGATTTCCTTTCTTCGTGCGCGGCTGGCAATCGGTCAGGAACCGCTCGCTCAATATGTTCAGCCTGATCGCGCTCGGCGTCGGCGTCGCCTATGCCTACAGCCTCGTTGCGACCCTGGCGCCCGGCCTGTTCCCGCCGGCCCTCCACAAGGACGGCGTCGTCGCGGTCTATTATGAAGCGGCCGCCGTCATCATTGTCCTGGTGCTGCTCGGCCAGGTGCTGGAATTGCGCGCCCGCGAGCAAACCGGTGGCGCAATTCGCGCCCTCCTCAATCTCGCGCCGAAAACCGCCCGCCGCATCGGCGCTGGCGGCGAAGACGAAGAGATTACGCTTGACGATGTCTGCATCGGCGATCGTCTTCGCATTCGCCCGGGCGAAAGCGTTCCGACGGACGGCGCCGTGCTTGAAGGTAACAGCGCGGTCGATGAATCAATGGTGACCGGCGAGTCGCTTCCCGTCGAAAAAGCGCAAGGCGATAAGCTGATCGGCGGCACGGTCAATGGGACCGGCGCCCTGGTGATGCGGGCCGAGCGGGTCGGCGCCGATACGATGCTGTCGCGCATCGTCCACATGGTTGCGGAGGCCCAGCGCAGCCGGGCTCCAATTCAGCGGCTGGCTGACGTGGTCTCATCCTGGTTTGTGCCCGCGGTCATTCTGGTCGCGGTCGTGACTTTCATCGCCTGGATGATCTGGGGACCTTCGCCGGCCTTTGCCTATGCGCTGGTGGCGGCGATTTCGGTCGTCATTATCGCGTGTCCGTGCGCCCTCGGCCTTGCCACGCCGATGTCCATCATGGTGGGCGTCGGCAAGGGCGCGACGGCGGGCGTTTTGATCAAGAACGCCGAGGCCCTGGAGCGCTTTGAGAAGGTGGACACTCTTGTCGTCGACAAGACCGGAACGCTCACCGAAGGCAAGCCCCGCGTCGCGGCCGTCGTGCCAGCGGACGTGTTCGATGAAGCGACCATCCTGTCGCTGGCCGCCAGTCTCGAACGCTCAAGCGAGCACCCGCTTGCCGCCGCGATCTTGACGACAACCAAAGAGCGGGGGCTCGCGTTGCAGGATGTGACCGATTTCAAATCTGTGACAGGCAAGGGGATCACCGGCAACGTCGGGGGGTGCCAGGTTGCAATCGGCAATGCCAAGTTCCTCGCCGATATCGGCGTCACTAGTGCAGATTTGGAAACACGAGCGAGTGATCTTCAGCGTGAAGGCGCGACAGTGATCTTCATTGCCGTGGACGGGCGCCCCGGCGGCATCATCGCAGTCGCCGACCCGATCAAGGCCTCGACGCCCGCGGCGCTTGCGAAGCTGCGTGCGGACGGCATCCGTATCGTCATGCTGACCGGCGACAATCGCGTCACCGCGCAGGCGGTGGCCGCAACTCTCGGCATCACCGATGTCGAGGCCGAAGTATTGCCGGACCAGAAGAATGCCGTGGTCCGCCGGCTGAGACGGGAAGGCCGTGTCGTGGCCATGGCCGGCGATGGCGTGAACGATGCGCCCGCCCTTGCCGAAGCGGATGTCGGCGTCGCGATGGGCACGGGCACCGATGTCGCCATGCAGAGCGCCGGCGTGACCCTGGTTAAGGGCGATCTCGCCGGAATCGATCGTGCCCGCGTCCTGAGCCGCGCCACGATGCGCAACATCCGGCAGAACCTCGCCCTGGCCTTTGTCTACAATCTGCTGGGCATTCCGCTTGCCGCCGGCGTGCTTTATCCGGCTTTCGGTCTGCTGCTCAGCCCTGTCATCGCGGCGGCGGCGATGAGCCTGAGTTCGGTGTCGGTGATTACCAACGCCTTGCGGCTGCGGCTGACGCGTTTGTGA
- the oxc gene encoding oxalyl-CoA decarboxylase, with the protein MTGTTPQAELTDGFHLVIDALKLNGIDTIYGVAGIPITDLARLAQAEGLRYFGFRHEQSAGNAAAIAGYLTKKPGICLTVSAPGFLNGLVALANATTNCFPMILISGSSDRAIVDLSQGDYEELDQMNAAKPFAKAAFRVNRPQDIGIGIARAIHAALSGRPGGVYLDLTAAVLSATLDVTAANKSLVKVVDAAPSQIPSPEAVARALSLLASAKRPLIVLGKGAAYAQADKDIRSFIEATGIPFLPMSMAKGLLPDSHPQSVAAARSFAIGEADVVMLIGARLNWLLSHGKSPLWPESTQFIQLDIAPTEIDSNQPIAAPVVGDIQSSISALLAATLKSGKIHAGADWLKAIEQHKQKNIERMAARLKAEPNPMNFSSALRAVRDVLVNKPEINIVNEGANTLDFARNIIDMYEPRKRLDSGTWGVMGIGMGYAIAAAVETGKPVIAIEGDSAFGFSGMEIETICRYHLPVVILVLNNGGIYHGDKAGSLPSPTGFIANARYDKLIEAFGGTGYHVTDTAGLTNALIDALAAGRPALIDCVIDPTAGTESGHIQNLNPKSALVN; encoded by the coding sequence ATGACAGGCACAACGCCGCAGGCTGAACTCACCGACGGATTCCATCTCGTCATAGACGCTCTTAAACTGAACGGAATTGACACGATCTACGGTGTCGCAGGCATCCCCATCACCGACCTCGCGCGGTTGGCGCAGGCCGAAGGGCTGCGATATTTCGGATTTCGGCACGAACAAAGCGCCGGCAACGCCGCCGCAATCGCAGGCTATCTCACCAAGAAGCCGGGAATTTGCCTCACGGTCTCGGCGCCGGGATTCCTGAACGGATTGGTCGCGCTGGCAAATGCCACAACCAATTGCTTCCCGATGATCCTGATCAGTGGCTCCAGCGATCGCGCAATCGTCGATCTGTCGCAAGGCGATTACGAGGAACTGGATCAGATGAATGCCGCCAAGCCCTTCGCCAAGGCAGCGTTCCGGGTCAACCGCCCGCAGGATATTGGTATCGGAATTGCGCGCGCCATCCACGCTGCTTTGTCAGGCCGCCCCGGCGGTGTTTATCTCGATCTGACCGCGGCGGTCCTCAGCGCAACGCTCGACGTGACGGCAGCAAACAAGTCGTTGGTGAAAGTTGTCGACGCTGCACCCAGTCAAATTCCCTCTCCCGAGGCGGTGGCGCGCGCACTCTCACTTCTGGCGAGCGCCAAGCGTCCGCTCATCGTTCTCGGAAAGGGCGCGGCCTACGCCCAGGCCGATAAGGATATCCGTTCCTTTATCGAGGCCACGGGCATCCCGTTTTTGCCGATGTCAATGGCCAAGGGACTCCTGCCGGACAGTCATCCGCAATCCGTCGCAGCCGCGCGGTCCTTTGCCATCGGCGAGGCCGATGTCGTGATGCTGATCGGGGCGCGCCTGAACTGGCTTCTTTCCCACGGGAAAAGTCCGCTTTGGCCCGAGAGTACGCAATTCATTCAGCTGGACATCGCGCCGACCGAAATCGACAGCAACCAGCCTATTGCTGCGCCGGTTGTCGGCGACATTCAATCTTCGATTTCGGCCTTGCTCGCTGCGACCCTCAAGTCGGGGAAGATTCACGCCGGGGCCGATTGGCTTAAGGCGATCGAGCAGCACAAGCAGAAAAATATCGAACGTATGGCCGCCCGGCTCAAAGCCGAGCCAAATCCGATGAACTTTTCGAGCGCGTTACGCGCAGTCCGCGATGTGCTCGTGAACAAGCCCGAGATAAATATCGTGAACGAGGGCGCCAATACGCTCGATTTCGCCCGCAACATCATCGACATGTATGAGCCCCGCAAACGCCTCGACAGCGGAACTTGGGGGGTCATGGGTATCGGCATGGGATATGCGATTGCCGCAGCAGTCGAAACCGGCAAACCGGTCATCGCTATCGAGGGTGACAGCGCCTTCGGGTTCAGCGGGATGGAAATAGAGACCATTTGCCGTTACCATCTGCCGGTGGTGATTTTGGTTCTCAACAACGGAGGCATCTATCACGGCGACAAAGCCGGAAGCCTTCCTTCACCGACGGGTTTTATCGCCAACGCGCGCTATGACAAGCTGATCGAGGCTTTTGGTGGCACCGGATATCACGTGACGGATACGGCAGGGCTCACAAATGCTCTGATCGACGCGCTCGCTGCGGGACGGCCGGCGCTCATCGATTGCGTTATCGATCCGACTGCTGGCACGGAGAGCGGCCATATCCAAAATCTCAATCCGAAAAGTGCCCTGGTGAATTGA
- the yfdE gene encoding CoA:oxalate CoA-transferase, whose product MSLSKNEQSAGPLSGLLVIDLTHVLNGPFGTTILADLGARVIKIEPPGHGDDTRTYGPFYKGQSLYFSFVNRGKESIVLNLKDESDKAILLNMLSQADVLAENFRPGTMQRLGLSYEELAKINPRLIYASSSGFGQTGPFANYPAYDTIVQAMSGLMSVTGFPDGPPTRVGTSLSDLCAGLFMFGGIASALFAREKSGKGTHIDVAMFDSTQAFLEHGFMEYVATGKPLGRIGNRHPFMAPFDVFASADNDLVIAAGNDRLFAELCDAIGRPELSRDSRFVSNEGRMENNTALKSELETALKKQPAAYWLKVIHAAGVPVSPILNISESAEHPQTQARNMLIEAGGVRMTGNPIKISGYPDPHVREGAPTLDQHGDALRREFAVPVPAGVT is encoded by the coding sequence ATGTCGTTATCGAAGAACGAGCAAAGTGCAGGCCCGCTTTCCGGCCTGCTGGTTATCGATCTAACGCACGTTCTGAATGGACCGTTCGGCACGACGATTTTAGCCGATCTTGGTGCGCGCGTTATCAAGATCGAGCCGCCTGGCCACGGCGACGATACACGTACATATGGCCCATTCTACAAAGGCCAATCCCTCTATTTCAGTTTCGTCAATCGCGGCAAAGAAAGCATCGTTCTCAATCTGAAGGACGAGTCCGATAAGGCCATCCTTCTTAATATGCTCAGTCAGGCGGACGTGCTCGCTGAAAATTTTCGGCCAGGCACAATGCAACGCCTGGGGCTGTCCTATGAGGAACTTGCCAAGATCAATCCGCGATTGATCTACGCGTCGTCTTCCGGCTTCGGACAGACGGGTCCCTTCGCCAATTATCCGGCGTATGACACCATCGTTCAGGCCATGAGCGGCCTGATGAGCGTCACCGGATTTCCGGACGGCCCGCCGACGCGCGTGGGGACATCGCTCTCCGACCTCTGCGCCGGTCTCTTCATGTTTGGCGGGATCGCAAGCGCGCTTTTTGCCCGCGAGAAAAGCGGGAAGGGCACCCATATCGATGTCGCGATGTTCGATTCGACGCAGGCGTTTCTCGAACACGGCTTCATGGAATATGTCGCGACGGGCAAGCCTCTGGGGCGAATTGGCAACCGTCATCCCTTCATGGCGCCCTTTGATGTCTTCGCATCGGCGGACAATGATTTAGTCATCGCGGCGGGAAACGATCGTCTCTTTGCAGAACTTTGCGACGCGATCGGCCGCCCCGAGCTTTCGCGCGATAGCCGGTTTGTCTCCAACGAAGGTCGCATGGAGAACAATACCGCTCTCAAATCCGAACTCGAAACAGCTCTTAAAAAGCAACCAGCGGCGTATTGGCTGAAGGTCATCCATGCCGCAGGCGTTCCGGTCTCGCCAATTCTGAATATCTCGGAAAGCGCTGAACACCCTCAGACTCAAGCGCGCAACATGCTGATTGAAGCGGGCGGAGTCCGGATGACGGGCAACCCCATAAAAATATCCGGATATCCCGACCCACACGTGCGCGAAGGCGCTCCGACACTCGATCAGCACGGCGACGCGCTGCGTCGCGAGTTTGCTGTGCCGGTTCCGGCCGGCGTGACGTAA
- a CDS encoding FixH family protein, whose translation MTRTFILAGATAFVFGMGFSMPPSFAAEADYRFELIGQPQSASGKDIVQVRLVRASDGKPVTGAVIFESTADMGPSGMATMPAPVKPLPPKNGVYRFEVAPGMTGTWALHLAAKVQGETGTITGTINANLVN comes from the coding sequence GTGACTCGCACTTTCATTCTTGCGGGCGCTACGGCGTTCGTCTTCGGCATGGGATTCTCCATGCCGCCCAGCTTTGCTGCAGAGGCTGACTATCGGTTCGAATTGATCGGGCAGCCCCAATCCGCATCTGGCAAAGACATCGTTCAAGTGCGGCTTGTCCGCGCTAGTGATGGCAAGCCCGTAACAGGCGCCGTGATCTTTGAAAGCACCGCCGACATGGGCCCGTCGGGCATGGCGACCATGCCGGCGCCCGTTAAACCCCTTCCACCCAAAAATGGCGTCTATCGCTTTGAAGTCGCCCCCGGCATGACCGGCACATGGGCCTTGCATCTGGCTGCCAAAGTTCAAGGCGAGACGGGAACCATCACGGGAACCATCAACGCAAATCTGGTAAACTGA
- the oxlT gene encoding oxalate/formate MFS antiporter produces the protein MAMAAAPQVGLVRARSERWWYLALCVVCMIMIANFQYGWSVFVSPLHKAHGWSVSNIQLAFTIFVALETWATPFNGWLADRLGPHLGPRVVMGAGGLLVALGWIVNSYATSLPILYLGGALSGLGAGAVYCTAVGTAVKWFTDHRGLAVGLVAGGFGAGAAMTIIPIQMAIKTSGYASAFFWAGLLQGAVVLIVSQFIRNPNRGEVAAQVSAKAQQTTYSYSPHEVLTSRVFWVLYVLDVLMCAGGLIVTAYLAPIADSYHVSDVIVFMGATTLSIALIFANVMNGIARPLFGWVSDKIGLSETMAIAFALGAVAYFLLSVTGKYPWGLIVFVGMVFFCWGEIFSLFPAMCTDLFGQKYATTNSALLYTAKGAAAFLVPLGGLAASITGNWNDVLFLTTGINIVAVILVLTVLRPAAARHHATAITKSEKAAANAR, from the coding sequence ATGGCTATGGCCGCGGCCCCACAGGTTGGTTTGGTACGCGCGCGGAGCGAGCGGTGGTGGTACCTCGCGCTCTGCGTCGTTTGCATGATCATGATCGCCAATTTCCAATATGGATGGTCGGTCTTCGTATCACCTTTGCATAAGGCGCATGGGTGGTCCGTTTCCAACATCCAGTTGGCGTTTACGATTTTTGTCGCGCTGGAGACCTGGGCGACGCCGTTTAACGGATGGCTCGCTGACCGGTTGGGTCCGCATCTTGGTCCGCGCGTCGTCATGGGTGCGGGCGGTCTCTTGGTCGCGCTTGGCTGGATCGTCAATTCCTACGCCACGTCATTGCCGATCCTGTATCTCGGTGGCGCTCTTTCCGGCCTAGGCGCGGGTGCCGTGTATTGCACAGCAGTCGGCACGGCAGTGAAATGGTTCACCGATCATCGCGGCCTGGCGGTCGGTCTTGTCGCGGGCGGCTTCGGTGCTGGCGCCGCGATGACGATCATCCCTATTCAAATGGCGATCAAGACCAGCGGCTACGCATCGGCGTTCTTCTGGGCCGGACTGCTCCAGGGTGCCGTTGTTCTGATCGTCTCGCAGTTCATTCGAAATCCAAATCGCGGTGAAGTCGCGGCGCAAGTTTCCGCGAAGGCGCAGCAGACGACATATAGCTATTCGCCACACGAAGTTCTGACGAGCCGCGTGTTCTGGGTCCTCTATGTCTTGGACGTGCTGATGTGTGCGGGCGGCTTGATCGTCACCGCCTATCTGGCGCCCATCGCTGATTCCTATCATGTTTCCGATGTGATAGTGTTCATGGGAGCGACGACGCTCTCCATTGCGCTCATCTTCGCTAATGTGATGAACGGCATCGCACGTCCGCTGTTTGGATGGGTGTCCGACAAGATCGGTCTCTCGGAAACCATGGCGATCGCGTTCGCCCTCGGCGCCGTGGCCTACTTCCTCCTCAGTGTCACCGGTAAATATCCGTGGGGACTCATCGTCTTCGTCGGCATGGTGTTCTTCTGCTGGGGTGAGATTTTCAGCCTGTTCCCGGCGATGTGCACGGATCTGTTCGGGCAGAAATATGCCACCACAAATTCCGCGCTTCTCTACACCGCAAAAGGCGCTGCAGCCTTCTTGGTTCCGCTCGGAGGCCTCGCGGCTTCCATAACTGGAAACTGGAACGACGTTCTCTTTCTGACGACCGGGATCAACATAGTCGCCGTCATCCTCGTCCTCACCGTTCTGCGCCCCGCAGCGGCGCGGCACCATGCAACGGCAATAACGAAATCGGAAAAGGCAGCGGCGAACGCACGCTGA